The Anas acuta chromosome 2, bAnaAcu1.1, whole genome shotgun sequence genome contains a region encoding:
- the LOC137852348 gene encoding serum paraoxonase/arylesterase 2 has product MGKLLAVAVLGMAAALAAERLLAFRNRLNAAREIDPVTLPNCQLIKGIERGSEDIDILPNGLAFISSGLKYPGLKSFAPDKPGEIFLMDLNEEKPRAVELRISRGFDLASFNPHGISTYIDKDDTVYLFVVNHPHQKSTVEVFKFVEDDNSLVHLKTIRHDLLISVNDIVAMGPDSFYATNDHYFSDFILMFLEMFLGLTWSNVVYYSPKEVKEVAAGFYSANGINISPDKKYIYVADVLDHKVHVMEKHANWNLTHVKTLQLDTLVDNLSVDPDTGDIWTGCHPNGMKLFYSDPENLPASEVLRIQNILSEEPVVTRVYADDGSVLQGSSVASVHGGKLLIGTVFHRALYCEL; this is encoded by the exons ATGGGGAAGCTGCTGGCGGTGGCTGTGCTCGGGATGGCGGCGGCCCTGGCGGCGGAGCGGCTGCTGGCCTTTCG GAACAGACTCAATGCTGCACGGGAAATCGACCCCGTAACCCTCCCGAATTGCCAGCTCATAAAAGGGATTG aaaggggctcggaagaCATCGACATCCTTCCTAATGGCCTGGCTTTCATCAGCTCC GGCTTGAAGTACCCAGGACTAAAGAGCTTCGCACCAGACAAACcaggtgaaatatttttgatggaTTTGAATGAAGAGAAGCCCAGAGCAGTTGAACTGAGGATCAGCCGTGGGTTTGACCTGGCGTCGTTTAACCCTCATGGGATCAGCACTTACATAGACAAAG atgACACCGTTTACCTCTTTGTTGTGAATCACCCGCACCAGAAGAGCACAGTAGAAGTGTTTAAATTTGTAGAAGATGACAATTCTCTTGTGCATCTGAAAACCATTCGGCATGACCTTCTGATAAG tgtgaatgACATAGTGGCTATGGGGCCAGACAGCTTCTATGCCACCAACGATCACTACTTCTCTGACTTCATCTTGATGTTCTTGGAGATGTTCTTGGGTTTAACCTGGTCAAATGTTGTTTACTACAGTCCAAAAGAAGTTAAAGAAGTAGCAGCTGGCTTTTATTCAGCCAATGGAATTAACATTTCACCTGACAAAAA GTACATCTATGTTGCAGATGTATTAGATCATAAAGTCCATGTTATGGAAAAGCATGCTAATTGGAATTTAACCCATGTGAAG ACGCTGCAGCTGGACACGCTCGTCGATAACTTGTCTGTCGACCCTGACACTGGGGACATCTGGACAGGCTGTCATCCCAATGGGATGAAGCTGTTCTACAGTGATCCAGAAAATCTGCCTGCCTCTGAG GTCCTGCGTATCCAGAACATCCTCTCGGAGGAGCCAGTGGTGACGCGTGTGTATGCAGATGATGGCTccgtgctgcagggcagctcagTGGCGTCCGTCCACGGTGGAAAGCTGCTCATCGGCACCGTCTTCCACAGAGCCCTGTACTGTGAGCTATAG